One Phocaeicola dorei genomic region harbors:
- a CDS encoding HmuY family protein: MKRYLFIISMLGMMLLPFSACDGILEGIYDSPAASDSNEFGFIRTDPSTHSGTIYIDATDYRRWTFIDFHTQKVDSVNVTDSDQKEPEEWDIAVHRYDVKTNAGAVLETGFTGFSALQNASAMPEGVYVDDVWTTAKVAIDMSGMMDGNIVYMESYYNEELSKWLNVDKSNMPPTYTLSNKVYMVKLKDGTYAAVRLTNYMNASGVKGFMTIDYIYPFEL; encoded by the coding sequence ATGAAAAGATATCTCTTTATTATATCCATGCTGGGAATGATGCTTTTGCCATTCTCGGCATGTGATGGTATTTTGGAAGGAATATATGATAGTCCTGCTGCTTCGGATAGTAATGAATTCGGTTTCATAAGAACAGACCCTTCTACCCATTCGGGTACTATTTATATTGATGCTACTGATTATAGACGTTGGACTTTTATTGATTTCCATACACAAAAAGTAGATTCTGTGAATGTGACAGATTCTGACCAGAAAGAACCGGAGGAATGGGATATTGCTGTCCATCGTTATGACGTTAAAACCAATGCTGGAGCAGTATTGGAAACCGGTTTCACAGGTTTTTCCGCTTTACAGAATGCGAGTGCGATGCCCGAAGGAGTCTATGTGGATGATGTTTGGACTACCGCTAAGGTAGCCATTGATATGTCAGGTATGATGGATGGCAATATTGTTTATATGGAATCCTATTATAATGAAGAACTATCCAAATGGTTGAATGTTGATAAAAGTAATATGCCACCTACCTATACTCTTTCAAACAAGGTTTATATGGTAAAGCTGAAAGATGGAACTTATGCGGCTGTTCGTCTCACAAATTATATGAATGCTAGTGGTGTAAAAGGCTTCATGACTATTGACTATATTTATCCGTTTGAATTGTAA
- a CDS encoding calycin-like domain-containing protein, with protein sequence MKLKNYLAMMAIALCAVACSDDDNKKEDTVIPAQEVAGTYNGTLSLSVSGNDQGTSDSQVKITAEEGGTVQVLLVGGAGEGMMSLPDIAIPGIKVQTSDNVTYTFPESAIDVTVGTVKYTGSLQGTIKDEKADLIFTLKPGAMPMAITATFVGTK encoded by the coding sequence ATGAAATTGAAAAACTATTTAGCGATGATGGCTATTGCATTGTGTGCAGTAGCATGTAGTGATGATGATAATAAAAAGGAAGATACCGTGATCCCGGCTCAGGAGGTTGCTGGTACTTACAATGGAACATTATCACTCTCAGTATCAGGAAATGATCAAGGAACGTCAGACAGTCAGGTGAAAATTACTGCGGAAGAAGGAGGAACTGTTCAAGTTCTTCTAGTTGGTGGTGCTGGTGAAGGAATGATGTCATTGCCGGATATTGCTATACCTGGAATTAAAGTACAGACCTCCGATAATGTTACTTATACTTTTCCGGAAAGTGCTATTGATGTAACTGTTGGTACTGTAAAATATACAGGAAGTTTACAAGGAACGATTAAGGATGAAAAAGCTGATCTGATCTTTACACTAAAGCCGGGAGCCATGCCTATGGCTATTACTGCGACTTTTGTAGGCACTAAATAG
- a CDS encoding TonB-dependent receptor: MHRLLRNVCLILCWLMAIPVSAQRIISGTVFDENKEPLMGATVSVKEKVTLGTTTDTQGKYTLKLPDNREYTLQVSYMGYISQTHKVSVSKTGKVDFILKEDAVNMETIVVTGTRTPKLLKDVPIVTRVITADEIKKVDATHIGDLLQAELPGIEFSYSMDQQVSLNMQGFGGNAILFLVDGERLAGETLDNIDYNRLNMDNVERIEIVKGAASSLYGSNAVGGVVNIISKVSAEPWTVNLNGRYGAYNEQRYGGTIGFNAGKFNSVTNVQHTQVDEKDLADGKTNEETEDWAFKKVYGDKTWNFKERLVYTANDHLKLTARAGYFFREREKSQTSKDRYRDFSGGVKGNYVFDKDKDLEIAYSFDQYDKSDYLPQDANDVRDYSNVQHSVRTFYNHTFVGKHILTLGGDYMRDYLMSYQFANNGSKHQYTVDGFAQFDWNPTKYFNVITGLRFDYYSDSDINHFSPKLGLMYKIGNCSLRGSYAGGFRAPTLKEMYMNFDMASIFMIYGNPDLKPETSHNFSLSAEYIKGRYNLTVTGFYNIVDNRITTAWSEALKGQVYTNISNIKISGAEANASAKYPCGLSARLSYAYTHENIKKGQPVISSTRPHTATVRLEYDKHWKNYAFNIALNGRFLSKVNTEEYTSNTSYEETEKVTYPAYTMWKLTLSQKVWKGVDMTLAVDNLFNYVPSRYYNNSPATKGTTFSAGLSLNIEQLFK; the protein is encoded by the coding sequence ATGCATAGACTACTCAGAAACGTGTGCTTGATATTGTGTTGGCTGATGGCGATACCAGTATCAGCACAACGAATTATTTCGGGAACTGTATTTGATGAAAATAAAGAACCTCTGATGGGAGCAACAGTCTCCGTAAAAGAAAAAGTAACTTTGGGAACCACTACGGATACACAGGGAAAATACACATTGAAATTACCCGATAATAGAGAATATACTCTGCAGGTTTCATACATGGGGTATATCTCGCAAACTCATAAAGTGTCTGTCAGCAAAACAGGTAAAGTTGATTTTATACTGAAAGAAGATGCTGTAAATATGGAAACTATAGTTGTAACAGGAACCCGTACTCCGAAACTCCTGAAAGATGTTCCTATTGTTACTCGGGTCATTACTGCCGATGAAATAAAGAAAGTAGATGCCACCCATATTGGAGATTTGCTTCAGGCAGAACTGCCGGGAATTGAATTTTCTTATTCCATGGACCAGCAAGTTTCTCTCAATATGCAAGGATTTGGTGGAAATGCTATACTTTTTCTGGTTGATGGTGAGCGTCTGGCAGGTGAGACTTTGGATAATATAGACTATAACCGCTTGAATATGGACAATGTGGAGCGTATTGAGATTGTAAAGGGTGCGGCTTCTTCACTTTATGGTTCGAATGCGGTAGGAGGAGTGGTAAACATCATAAGTAAAGTGTCTGCGGAGCCTTGGACTGTGAATCTCAATGGACGTTACGGGGCTTATAATGAGCAGCGTTATGGAGGAACAATAGGTTTCAATGCCGGAAAATTCAATAGTGTGACTAATGTACAGCATACCCAAGTAGATGAAAAAGATTTGGCAGATGGAAAAACAAATGAGGAAACGGAGGATTGGGCATTTAAAAAGGTGTATGGTGATAAAACTTGGAATTTCAAAGAACGTTTGGTCTATACTGCTAATGATCATCTGAAACTGACGGCACGTGCTGGATATTTTTTTCGTGAACGTGAGAAGTCACAGACTAGTAAAGACCGTTATCGCGACTTCAGTGGTGGGGTGAAAGGAAATTATGTATTTGATAAAGATAAAGATCTGGAAATAGCTTATTCTTTCGACCAGTATGATAAGAGCGATTACTTGCCACAAGATGCTAATGATGTACGTGATTATAGTAATGTACAACATTCGGTTCGTACTTTTTATAATCATACTTTTGTCGGTAAGCATATTCTCACCTTGGGTGGTGATTATATGCGTGATTATTTAATGTCCTATCAGTTTGCCAATAATGGAAGTAAACATCAGTATACAGTGGACGGTTTTGCACAGTTTGACTGGAACCCGACGAAATATTTCAATGTCATCACAGGATTACGTTTTGATTATTATTCGGATTCCGATATTAATCATTTCTCTCCCAAATTAGGACTGATGTATAAAATAGGAAACTGTTCATTGAGAGGTTCCTATGCCGGTGGTTTCCGAGCCCCTACTTTGAAAGAAATGTATATGAATTTTGATATGGCAAGTATTTTTATGATTTATGGTAATCCTGACTTGAAGCCTGAAACCAGCCATAATTTTTCTCTTTCGGCAGAATATATTAAAGGTCGTTATAATTTGACGGTGACAGGTTTCTATAATATAGTTGATAATCGTATCACTACGGCATGGAGTGAGGCGTTGAAAGGACAGGTATATACCAATATATCAAATATCAAGATATCTGGTGCCGAGGCAAATGCTTCTGCCAAATATCCTTGTGGACTGTCGGCACGTTTATCTTATGCTTATACACATGAGAATATCAAGAAAGGGCAACCTGTCATTTCAAGTACTCGCCCGCATACGGCTACTGTCCGTCTTGAGTATGACAAGCATTGGAAGAACTATGCGTTTAATATTGCTTTGAACGGACGTTTTCTTTCCAAGGTGAATACGGAGGAATATACGTCGAACACTTCTTATGAAGAAACTGAGAAGGTGACCTATCCGGCGTATACAATGTGGAAGCTTACGTTGTCTCAAAAAGTATGGAAAGGTGTTGATATGACTTTGGCGGTGGACAACTTGTTTAATTATGTTCCTTCCCGTTATTATAATAATTCGCCTGCTACTAAAGGAACAACTTTTTCAGCCGGTTTATCATTAAATATAGAACAATTATTCAAATGA